CGGGATTGGTGTGGGTGATGTCGGTCATCGTGCGACCTCCCGCGTCCGCGGATCGAGCGTTGTGTAGGCGAGATCCGCAAGGAAATTGAGCAACATGAAGATGAAGCCGATGACGATTGTGGCCGCAAGGATGGCATTCATGTCGCCGATGAGCAGCGCGTTAGTCATGTACTGACCGATACCAGGCCAGGAAAAGACGATCTCGGTAACGACGGCGCCTTCCAGCAGGTTGCCATAGGAGATTGCGAGAACGGTAATCAGCTGCACGGCGATGTTGGGAAGCACATGCCGGGTTATCGTCCGTGTCGGGCTGACGCCCTTTGCCCGTGCGGCGATCACATAGTCCTGGCTAAGCTGCTCAAGCGTGAAGGCGCGGGTCATGCGGGTAATATAGGCCATTGCCATATAGGCCAGAATGATGGCCGGCAGGATGATGTGCGACAGCGCGTTCCAGAAGATTTCCGTTTCGCCCGCAAGCAGGCTGTCGACGAGCATCAGCCCCGTTTTCGGTTCAACGATGCCTTCGTAGAAAACATCGACCCGACCGGGTCCGCCGACGAGGTTGAAGCTGGCGTAGAAAATCACAAGGCCGACGATGCCGAACCAGAAGACCGGTATCGAATGTCCGACCAGCGCAAAGACGCGCGCGAACTTGTCGATGAACGTATCCCGGAAGAGGGCGGCAGCGAGGCCTAGCGGAACACCGATGATGGTGGAAATGATGATGGCGAGCGTGGCGAGCTCGAAGGTGGCGGGGAAGGCCTGTGCCAGATCGCGGGTCACCGGGTTCCCGGTCAGGAT
This is a stretch of genomic DNA from Agrobacterium fabrum str. C58. It encodes these proteins:
- a CDS encoding ABC transporter permease, giving the protein MTEISLRGLGHRFLQLIVSLFILLCITFIIGRVMPTDPVGAIVGELADPKAYEAMRARLGLDLPLYQQFFIYLRGLLHGDFGIAILTGNPVTRDLAQAFPATFELATLAIIISTIIGVPLGLAAALFRDTFIDKFARVFALVGHSIPVFWFGIVGLVIFYASFNLVGGPGRVDVFYEGIVEPKTGLMLVDSLLAGETEIFWNALSHIILPAIILAYMAMAYITRMTRAFTLEQLSQDYVIAARAKGVSPTRTITRHVLPNIAVQLITVLAISYGNLLEGAVVTEIVFSWPGIGQYMTNALLIGDMNAILAATIVIGFIFMLLNFLADLAYTTLDPRTREVAR